One window of Plasmodium relictum strain SGS1 genome assembly, contig: PRELSG_99_v1_23, whole genome shotgun sequence genomic DNA carries:
- the ETRAMP gene encoding early transcribed membrane protein gives MKISKIFYLFNILFAINLLAPCFCSVNDQILKKEMDMIDTSIKKRGKKKKIIIASIATVEAVLIAAGLIGGGLYLNRDKFKSVWKNSQLANASSNIINRSLKKLDDDIKERVDKGEKNIDKIFTKKYIKGVIDNEIQESGHKFSGIQKRELHVFISHFKFLIDESMEKLKNRNLISN, from the coding sequence atgaAGATTTCAAAGATATTCTATTTattcaatattttatttgCTATCAACTTACTGGCACCATGTTTCTGCTCTGTGAATGatcaaattttaaaaaaggaaatggATATGATTGATACATCTATAAAGAAAAgaggaaagaaaaaaaaaattataattgcTTCTATAGCTACAGTAGAAGCTGTTCTTATAGCAGCTGGTTTAATAGGAGGAGGATTATATTTGAACAGAGATAAATTTAAATCCGTATGGAAGAATTCTCAATTAGCAAATGCTTCTAgcaatattattaatagaagtttaaaaaaattagatgaTGATATAAAAGAACGTGTTGATAaaggagaaaaaaatatagataaaatatttacaaaaaaatatattaagggTGTTATAGATAATGAAATTCAAGAAAGTGGACACAAATTTTCTGGAATTCAGAAAAGGGAGTTGCATGTATTTATTTctcattttaaatttttgatAGATGAATCTatggaaaaattaaaaaatagaaatctTATTTCTAATTAG